A genome region from Deinococcus sp. KNUC1210 includes the following:
- a CDS encoding ABC transporter permease — protein MLTLLRLEFLKLLGARSVRIALLVCFLLPWLWSFAPRLQQVYGLVLTSGFQVPAISLITTVQFILPLFVALSCAEMIGVEVAQGTLAPLLLRPIDRNRVMLSKLVAALLYPALLLLALLLGSFLAGIRLGFGDFTGGSGLGPGGFIGQGALSSSMALTEVLRGYALAALVMAPIAALGLLFGVIFLNTAAAALATIATLQVMRLLTVFPEGFQKILLTTHLDVYLRQGDITQSLILLIIYTAGFSLLTIFAFDRRDV, from the coding sequence GTGCTGACGCTGCTCAGACTCGAATTTCTCAAGCTGCTCGGAGCCAGGAGCGTCCGGATCGCGCTGCTGGTGTGCTTTCTGCTGCCCTGGCTGTGGTCGTTCGCGCCCAGGCTCCAGCAGGTGTACGGCCTGGTCCTGACCAGCGGCTTTCAGGTGCCCGCCATCTCGCTGATCACCACCGTGCAGTTCATTCTGCCGCTCTTCGTGGCCCTGAGCTGCGCCGAGATGATCGGGGTGGAGGTGGCGCAGGGCACGTTGGCTCCGCTGCTGCTGCGCCCGATCGACCGCAACCGCGTGATGCTCTCGAAGCTCGTGGCGGCGCTGCTGTATCCGGCCCTGCTGCTGCTGGCGCTCCTGCTGGGCAGCTTTCTGGCGGGCATCCGGCTGGGCTTCGGAGATTTTACCGGCGGCAGCGGGCTGGGGCCAGGCGGCTTCATCGGGCAGGGCGCGCTCAGTTCGAGCATGGCACTGACCGAGGTGCTTCGCGGCTACGCACTGGCTGCACTCGTCATGGCACCGATCGCGGCGCTGGGTCTGCTGTTCGGCGTGATCTTCCTGAACACCGCCGCCGCTGCCCTGGCGACCATCGCCACATTGCAGGTGATGCGGCTGCTGACGGTCTTTCCGGAAGGCTTCCAGAAGATTCTGCTGACGACCCACCTTGACGTATATCTGCGCCAGGGCGACATCACCCAGTCGCTCATCCTGCTGATCATCTATACGGCGGGGTTCTCGCTGCTGACCATCTTCGCCTTCGACCGCCGGGACGTGTAG
- a CDS encoding putative dsRNA-binding protein gives MSGSANPRSDNPKGELIERARALNLGEPVFESVAQGPGHEPWFTTVVSLQGRDLGRGEGRSKRDAERTASHAALQRLMAEPELVAAEPSPRAQTWPIYAEVLSQALLVAHERSDAGQLSEVAQDAARLYRTLMQELGVSPVPQNGRHDPDA, from the coding sequence ATGTCGGGTTCAGCCAATCCCAGGAGCGACAATCCGAAGGGCGAGCTGATCGAGCGTGCCCGCGCCCTGAATCTGGGCGAACCGGTCTTCGAGAGTGTGGCGCAGGGACCGGGGCACGAACCGTGGTTCACCACCGTCGTTTCGCTGCAGGGGCGCGACCTCGGACGCGGTGAAGGACGCAGCAAGCGCGACGCCGAGCGGACCGCCAGCCACGCCGCCCTTCAGCGCCTGATGGCCGAGCCGGAGCTGGTGGCAGCCGAGCCGTCGCCACGTGCGCAGACGTGGCCGATCTATGCCGAGGTGCTGTCGCAGGCGCTGCTGGTGGCGCACGAACGCAGCGACGCGGGCCAGCTTTCAGAGGTCGCCCAGGACGCGGCCCGGCTGTACCGGACCCTGATGCAGGAACTGGGCGTGTCGCCTGTGCCGCAGAATGGAAGACATGACCCTGACGCCTGA
- a CDS encoding HAD family phosphatase has translation MTLTPDTSQFPRAVLFDMDGVLTDNNHFHRAAWKELALELLALDLSEDDLNHKVDGGRNPEIIERLTGAPPTPELAERFHVAKEQRYRELALGQLRAVAGLKDYLEALTSRGIPAVIVTSADLVNTEFALEALGIARYFQGRILGEDVQRGKPDPQPYTMGAALLGLNAADCLAHEDAVNGVRSAAGAGCRVVALTTTQNAETLLAAGAALAVPDFTGWAGWLGV, from the coding sequence ATGACCCTGACGCCTGACACATCTCAGTTCCCCCGGGCGGTGCTGTTCGATATGGACGGCGTGCTGACCGACAACAACCACTTCCACCGCGCCGCCTGGAAGGAACTGGCGCTGGAACTGCTGGCCCTCGATCTGTCGGAAGACGACCTGAACCATAAAGTCGATGGTGGGCGCAATCCGGAGATCATCGAGCGGCTGACCGGAGCGCCTCCCACCCCCGAACTGGCCGAGCGCTTCCATGTCGCCAAGGAGCAGCGATACCGCGAACTGGCGCTGGGGCAGCTCCGGGCCGTGGCAGGCCTGAAAGACTATCTGGAGGCTCTGACGTCGCGGGGCATTCCCGCCGTGATCGTGACCAGTGCCGATCTCGTCAACACCGAGTTTGCGCTGGAAGCCCTGGGCATCGCTCGGTATTTTCAGGGCCGTATCCTGGGCGAAGACGTGCAGCGCGGCAAACCCGATCCGCAGCCCTACACCATGGGTGCCGCGCTGCTGGGCCTGAACGCTGCCGACTGTCTGGCCCACGAGGACGCGGTGAACGGAGTCCGCAGCGCGGCGGGTGCGGGCTGCCGGGTGGTCGCGCTGACCACCACCCAGAACGCCGAAACGCTGCTGGCGGCGGGCGCGGCGCTGGCAGTACCGGATTTCACGGGCTGGGCCGGGTGGCTCGGCGTCTGA
- a CDS encoding YraN family protein: protein MKGADAEDRALGYLLDSGHTLLARNYRIPGGEIDLVTQDAGGLLVFSEVRQRRSTHYGSAAESVTPRKLALMQRAALAYLLRERGRDDLPCRLQVIGIDGSAASGALSVVPVD from the coding sequence GTGAAGGGAGCAGACGCGGAAGACCGTGCCCTGGGGTATCTGCTGGACAGCGGCCACACGCTGCTGGCCCGCAATTACCGCATTCCCGGCGGCGAAATCGATCTGGTGACGCAGGATGCGGGCGGCCTTCTGGTCTTCAGCGAGGTGAGGCAGCGGCGCAGCACCCACTACGGCAGCGCCGCCGAGAGTGTGACGCCGCGCAAGCTCGCGCTGATGCAGCGGGCAGCGCTGGCCTATCTGCTGCGCGAACGGGGCCGCGACGACCTGCCCTGCCGCCTTCAGGTGATCGGCATCGACGGTTCGGCGGCCAGCGGAGCGCTGAGCGTTGTTCCGGTGGACTGA
- the dcd gene encoding dCTP deaminase, producing the protein MSILPDWRIRQLAQAGMISPFEERLVRTSENAGVISYGLSSFGYDLRCADEWKVFTNVMSAIVDPKHFDERSFVDIQANEIIIPPNSFVLARSLEYMKIPDNVMVVALGKSTYARCGIVANVTPLEPGWEGHVTLEFSNTTPLPAKMYAFEGCVQLLFFEGERPEVTYKDRGGKYQGQRGVTLPKL; encoded by the coding sequence ATGAGTATTCTTCCCGACTGGCGCATTCGCCAACTGGCCCAGGCAGGCATGATCTCGCCGTTCGAAGAGCGCCTGGTCCGCACCTCCGAGAACGCGGGCGTCATCAGCTATGGCCTGAGTTCTTTCGGTTACGACCTGCGCTGCGCCGACGAATGGAAGGTCTTCACCAATGTGATGAGCGCCATCGTCGATCCGAAGCACTTCGATGAACGCAGTTTCGTCGATATCCAGGCGAACGAGATCATCATTCCGCCGAATTCGTTTGTGCTGGCGAGAAGCCTCGAATATATGAAGATCCCGGATAACGTGATGGTGGTGGCGCTGGGGAAATCGACGTATGCACGCTGCGGAATCGTCGCGAACGTTACGCCCCTAGAACCCGGCTGGGAAGGCCATGTCACGCTCGAATTCTCCAATACCACGCCTCTTCCGGCCAAGATGTACGCCTTCGAGGGCTGTGTGCAGCTGCTCTTCTTTGAAGGCGAGCGCCCTGAAGTTACCTATAAGGACAGAGGCGGCAAATATCAGGGTCAGAGAGGCGTGACGCTGCCCAAGCTGTAA
- a CDS encoding metallophosphoesterase produces the protein MRLAVVSDVHGNAFALDAVLKELRGAAPDAVLNLGDQIEGTADPARAYALQAELGAVEVRGNNEEKLWPGGRRGPLAQQFGAWLETQVGAAEQQRLAALPLTARVAGDVLACHGTPESAWEMLLWQWQFDDPQTGTGFYRARDPRDLLALVEPLEARVVVCGHTHRPGATRVGDTLVVNAGAVSDQVDGDPRARWTLLERRGGHWSAEFHTAAYDVAAAVAWSQAHSPFGPFAKHLLESGTMRGRGDTPPS, from the coding sequence CTGCGCCTCGCTGTCGTGTCGGATGTTCATGGCAATGCCTTCGCCCTCGACGCCGTGCTCAAGGAGCTTCGCGGCGCTGCGCCCGACGCCGTGCTGAATCTGGGCGACCAGATCGAGGGCACGGCTGATCCGGCCCGTGCGTATGCATTGCAGGCCGAACTGGGCGCGGTGGAAGTGCGAGGCAACAACGAGGAAAAGCTCTGGCCGGGTGGACGGCGTGGGCCGCTCGCACAGCAGTTCGGCGCGTGGCTCGAGACTCAGGTCGGCGCGGCGGAGCAGCAGCGGCTGGCGGCCCTTCCCCTCACGGCGCGGGTGGCCGGAGACGTGCTGGCCTGTCACGGCACGCCCGAGAGCGCCTGGGAGATGCTGCTGTGGCAGTGGCAGTTCGACGACCCGCAGACGGGCACGGGGTTTTACCGCGCCCGCGACCCGCGTGACCTGCTGGCGCTGGTCGAGCCGCTGGAAGCGCGGGTGGTGGTGTGCGGGCATACCCACCGCCCCGGCGCGACCCGTGTGGGCGACACGCTGGTGGTCAATGCCGGAGCCGTTTCTGATCAGGTGGACGGCGACCCCCGCGCCCGCTGGACGCTGCTGGAGCGCAGAGGCGGGCACTGGAGCGCCGAGTTTCATACGGCGGCCTACGATGTGGCGGCGGCGGTGGCGTGGTCACAGGCGCACAGCCCCTTCGGACCGTTTGCCAAGCACCTGCTGGAAAGCGGCACCATGCGCGGACGCGGCGACACTCCGCCCAGCTGA
- the era gene encoding GTPase Era, with product MKDITSQYQNADGTSAPVNTRSGFVAIVGKPNVGKSTLLNSLMGVKIAPTSPRPQTTRKGVRGIASTDETQLVFVDTPGVHRPKDALGKYMNGEVQNALSDVDAVVWVVDLRHPPADEDSMVARSIRDLRAPLTVVGNKLDVAKYPEEALRLYTALLEGRTGETASVMLSAQNDVAKVAALRESLAANLPENPFFFPRGAASDQSREQWAAEILREEAMKKLRDELPYAVATRVTDWTERPDGLQRIEAEIVVDRQSHKGMVIGAGGKQLGAIGAAARKQLEVFLNAKVFLGVQVVVIPGWREDTEALRELGYE from the coding sequence ATGAAGGACATCACCTCTCAGTACCAGAATGCAGACGGAACTTCTGCACCCGTGAACACCCGCTCCGGCTTCGTCGCCATCGTGGGTAAGCCCAATGTGGGCAAGAGTACGCTGCTCAATTCGCTGATGGGCGTCAAGATCGCGCCCACCAGCCCACGCCCGCAGACCACCCGCAAGGGTGTGCGCGGCATCGCCAGTACCGATGAGACGCAGCTCGTCTTTGTCGATACGCCCGGTGTGCACCGCCCCAAAGACGCGCTCGGCAAGTACATGAACGGCGAGGTGCAGAATGCCCTCTCGGATGTGGACGCCGTGGTCTGGGTCGTCGATCTGCGCCATCCACCCGCCGACGAGGACAGCATGGTGGCCCGCAGCATCCGTGATCTGCGTGCGCCCCTCACGGTGGTGGGCAACAAGCTCGACGTGGCGAAGTACCCCGAGGAGGCGCTGCGGCTCTACACCGCGCTGCTGGAAGGGCGCACGGGCGAGACGGCGAGCGTGATGCTCAGCGCCCAGAACGACGTGGCGAAGGTGGCCGCCCTGCGCGAATCGCTGGCAGCCAACCTGCCGGAGAACCCGTTCTTCTTTCCGCGTGGAGCCGCCAGCGACCAGAGCCGCGAGCAGTGGGCCGCCGAGATTCTGCGCGAAGAGGCCATGAAGAAACTGCGCGACGAACTGCCCTACGCCGTCGCCACCCGCGTGACCGACTGGACTGAGCGCCCCGACGGTCTTCAGCGCATCGAGGCTGAAATCGTGGTGGATCGTCAGTCGCACAAGGGCATGGTGATCGGCGCGGGCGGCAAGCAGCTCGGAGCCATCGGAGCCGCCGCCCGCAAGCAGCTCGAAGTGTTCCTGAACGCCAAGGTCTTTCTGGGCGTGCAGGTCGTGGTCATTCCCGGCTGGCGTGAAGACACCGAGGCGCTGCGCGAACTGGGTTACGAGTAA
- a CDS encoding ParA family protein, producing the protein MTHVVSFINLKGGVAKTTTLVQLAETLAFIRGKRVLVIDLDPQTNATIALIGETRWERVDEAGQTLAQLFLDKIHGTQVFELDRAILHGVSNLNLIHIPDDVTLGPDVHYPRIDLLPSSIRLIEAQDRMNDIALRSHHTISPMDVIRQAVSGVFGRYDYVLIDCPPNLGYITQNGLEVSDFYLIPTIPDRLSTHGIPQIVKTISELRRMRRLSIRCLGALVTKYQVASSIHKRGLETLPDLLWRAFEQSGEPVAPLFDVRIVQANATAEAMDWTNSPSNFKEKYGRSRSGSQQMFELPIQLADEFMARLEAATAPTA; encoded by the coding sequence ATGACCCATGTCGTCAGTTTTATCAACCTGAAAGGCGGCGTCGCCAAGACCACCACACTGGTGCAGCTTGCCGAGACGCTGGCGTTCATCCGGGGCAAACGGGTGCTGGTGATCGACCTCGATCCGCAGACCAACGCCACCATCGCCCTGATCGGAGAGACGCGCTGGGAACGCGTAGACGAGGCCGGGCAGACGCTGGCGCAGCTCTTTCTCGACAAGATTCACGGCACGCAGGTCTTCGAACTGGACCGGGCGATCCTGCACGGTGTCAGCAACCTGAACCTGATTCATATTCCTGACGACGTGACGCTGGGGCCAGACGTCCACTATCCGCGCATCGACCTGCTGCCCAGCAGCATCCGGCTGATCGAGGCACAGGACCGCATGAACGATATCGCGCTGAGGTCGCACCACACCATCAGTCCGATGGACGTGATCCGGCAGGCCGTCTCGGGGGTCTTCGGGCGGTACGACTACGTGCTGATCGACTGTCCGCCCAATCTGGGCTACATCACCCAGAACGGGCTGGAGGTCAGCGATTTCTACCTGATTCCGACCATTCCGGACCGGCTCTCCACCCACGGCATTCCGCAGATCGTCAAGACCATCTCGGAACTCCGGCGCATGAGGCGGCTGAGTATTCGCTGTCTGGGCGCGCTCGTTACCAAGTATCAGGTGGCGTCGAGCATCCACAAGCGCGGGCTGGAAACCCTGCCCGATCTGCTGTGGCGGGCCTTCGAGCAGAGCGGCGAGCCGGTCGCGCCGCTCTTCGATGTGCGGATTGTGCAGGCCAACGCCACCGCCGAGGCGATGGACTGGACCAACAGCCCCAGCAACTTCAAGGAAAAATACGGTCGCAGCCGTTCGGGATCGCAGCAGATGTTCGAGCTGCCGATTCAGCTGGCCGATGAATTCATGGCGCGGCTGGAGGCAGCCACAGCGCCCACCGCCTGA
- a CDS encoding NUDIX hydrolase, whose translation MSTDSPDYIRDLRALIGHRPVNLMGVSGLVLNERGELLLQRRVGTQYWSVLGGICELGEAPEDTLRRELREEAQIEVQRAELLTVLGGPEHHHLLANGDEFYSYSAVYAVRQWSGTPTPDGVEGAELRFFGWDALPARMGPVGRRARELLGASPPPGAD comes from the coding sequence ATGAGTACCGATTCTCCCGATTACATCCGGGATCTCCGGGCGCTGATCGGGCATCGTCCGGTCAATCTGATGGGTGTCAGTGGGCTGGTGCTCAACGAACGCGGCGAGCTGCTGCTTCAGCGCCGGGTCGGAACCCAGTACTGGAGCGTGCTGGGCGGCATCTGCGAGCTGGGCGAGGCCCCCGAAGACACGCTGCGGCGCGAACTTCGGGAGGAAGCGCAGATCGAGGTGCAGCGGGCCGAGTTGCTGACGGTGCTGGGTGGTCCCGAGCACCATCATCTGCTGGCAAACGGCGATGAATTCTATTCGTATTCCGCTGTCTACGCGGTGCGCCAGTGGAGCGGCACCCCCACGCCCGACGGGGTCGAAGGCGCAGAGCTGCGGTTCTTTGGCTGGGACGCGCTGCCCGCCCGGATGGGGCCAGTCGGACGCCGGGCACGGGAGCTGCTTGGAGCATCGCCGCCGCCCGGTGCCGACTGA
- a CDS encoding SDR family oxidoreductase, protein MTQTNQAHPASSTFRPDLLAGKHALITGGGSGINLGIAQSFAAHGCAVTILGRNLEKAQNAAAGIQAAGGRALGVSADVRDFAAMQAAAQAGVDAFGMFDIVLAGAAGNFPAPVDGISPNGFKTVIEIDLLGTYHTIKACAPHLKVPGGNILSISAYGVPVPMQAHVVAAKAGVDALTQTLAVEWGLRGVRVNAIIPGPIDGTEGMARLAPDEKTRSQFTRTVPLGRFGAPQDIANAALFLVSDAASYVTGVILPVDGGQNMLGGAPQYQMYLQMEAAKAKQS, encoded by the coding sequence ATGACCCAGACGAACCAGGCCCACCCCGCATCTTCCACCTTTCGCCCCGACCTGCTGGCGGGCAAACACGCTCTGATTACCGGCGGCGGCAGCGGCATCAATCTGGGCATTGCTCAGAGCTTCGCGGCACACGGCTGCGCGGTCACGATTCTGGGCCGCAATCTGGAGAAGGCCCAGAACGCGGCGGCAGGCATTCAGGCGGCGGGTGGACGGGCGCTGGGCGTCAGTGCCGATGTGCGCGACTTCGCGGCGATGCAGGCAGCGGCCCAGGCGGGTGTGGACGCCTTCGGCATGTTCGATATCGTGCTGGCGGGCGCGGCGGGCAATTTCCCGGCCCCGGTGGACGGCATTTCGCCCAACGGGTTCAAGACGGTCATCGAGATCGATCTGCTGGGCACCTATCACACCATCAAGGCGTGTGCGCCGCACCTGAAGGTGCCGGGAGGCAACATCCTGAGCATCAGCGCGTATGGAGTGCCGGTGCCGATGCAGGCGCATGTGGTGGCGGCCAAAGCAGGCGTGGACGCGCTCACGCAGACGCTGGCGGTGGAATGGGGTCTGCGCGGCGTGCGCGTCAATGCCATCATTCCAGGCCCTATCGACGGGACCGAGGGCATGGCGCGGCTCGCCCCCGACGAGAAGACCCGTTCACAGTTCACCCGCACCGTGCCGCTGGGCCGCTTCGGTGCACCGCAGGACATCGCCAATGCCGCGCTGTTTCTGGTGTCGGATGCCGCGAGTTATGTGACGGGCGTGATTCTGCCGGTCGACGGCGGCCAGAATATGCTCGGCGGCGCGCCGCAGTATCAGATGTATCTGCAGATGGAGGCAGCGAAAGCCAAGCAGAGCTGA
- a CDS encoding enoyl-CoA hydratase-related protein translates to MNFETLRLTFAGEVATLTIISKKGSMGPQFWAEVPEALAQLGAARVLIVRGQELFSAGLDIRSSAQSIGSALGNVELFRAQVAPMHVAFESVAELPIPVIAAVHGWCIGAGLELISTCDIRLCSQETRFSLPEVRLGIAADLGGLQRLPDIIGQGWTRQLALTAEPITAATAERIGLVTEVLPTPDELFARAEALAQHLVSLPAKALEGTKRVLNTELPHIQSMMQAVDWNAEHMSADVLTAALKK, encoded by the coding sequence ATGAACTTCGAGACGCTGCGTCTCACCTTCGCCGGTGAGGTCGCCACCCTGACGATTATTTCCAAGAAGGGCAGTATGGGGCCGCAGTTCTGGGCGGAGGTGCCGGAAGCGTTGGCGCAGCTCGGCGCGGCCAGGGTTCTGATCGTGCGCGGTCAGGAACTGTTCAGCGCCGGGCTGGACATCAGATCTTCTGCCCAGAGCATCGGCTCGGCGCTGGGGAACGTCGAACTGTTCCGGGCGCAGGTGGCCCCGATGCACGTGGCGTTCGAGAGCGTGGCAGAGCTGCCCATTCCGGTGATCGCCGCCGTGCATGGCTGGTGCATCGGCGCGGGGCTGGAACTGATCTCGACCTGCGATATTCGCCTGTGCAGCCAGGAGACGCGCTTCAGCCTGCCAGAAGTGCGGCTGGGCATCGCTGCCGATCTGGGCGGCTTACAGCGCCTGCCGGACATCATCGGGCAGGGCTGGACGCGGCAACTGGCCCTCACCGCCGAACCGATCACCGCTGCCACTGCCGAACGGATCGGTCTGGTGACGGAGGTGCTGCCCACGCCAGACGAGCTGTTTGCACGCGCCGAGGCGCTGGCACAGCATCTGGTGAGTCTGCCCGCGAAGGCGCTGGAAGGCACCAAACGCGTGCTGAACACCGAACTGCCGCACATCCAGAGCATGATGCAGGCGGTGGACTGGAACGCCGAACACATGAGCGCCGACGTGCTGACAGCAGCGCTGAAGAAATAA
- a CDS encoding (deoxy)nucleoside triphosphate pyrophosphohydrolase — MRMVVAGVLERGGKVLVGQRSHPVWAAGQWEFPGGKVEEGERQEDALAREWLEELGVRVQVGPEVYRQQVQTPLGLVVLLALRVDLLAGEAEPQPLEHRSLAWVLPQELERLPLLQSNRPIAAALAAQT; from the coding sequence ATGCGAATGGTGGTGGCAGGCGTGCTGGAACGTGGCGGAAAGGTGCTGGTGGGGCAGAGGTCGCATCCGGTCTGGGCTGCCGGTCAGTGGGAGTTTCCCGGCGGGAAGGTCGAGGAGGGCGAACGGCAGGAAGACGCACTGGCCCGCGAGTGGCTGGAAGAACTCGGCGTTCGTGTGCAGGTTGGCCCTGAGGTCTACCGTCAGCAGGTGCAGACGCCGCTCGGACTGGTTGTGTTGCTGGCGCTGCGGGTCGATCTGCTGGCAGGTGAAGCCGAACCGCAACCGCTGGAACATCGCTCGCTGGCGTGGGTGCTGCCGCAGGAGCTGGAGCGCCTTCCACTTCTGCAGAGTAATCGTCCCATCGCGGCGGCGCTCGCTGCACAGACGTAG
- a CDS encoding glycerol-3-phosphate acyltransferase, producing MPPLASALLILLSSYLIGSLVFGILYSRIRGRDIRNADLPGGSGTYRQYGLWPAIIVTALDILKGVAAVLLARAIAPEFVWLATLGVTLGHCYPLYFKFDGGGGIAPFNGGFMAAAPLAATPTFILALLVIPVYKATLQPRLKINAIPFAAACMLIFGIVFSLIFHQGLAAFVAGAAVMVVRAVQMLRQPGRESSGLS from the coding sequence ATGCCGCCCCTTGCGTCCGCCCTCCTGATTCTCCTGAGTTCGTACCTGATCGGTTCCCTGGTCTTCGGAATCCTGTATTCCCGCATCCGTGGCCGCGACATCAGAAACGCCGATCTGCCCGGCGGCAGCGGCACGTACCGCCAGTACGGACTGTGGCCCGCCATCATCGTGACGGCGCTCGACATCCTGAAAGGCGTGGCCGCGGTGTTGCTCGCCCGCGCGATTGCCCCCGAATTCGTCTGGCTCGCCACCCTGGGCGTGACACTGGGCCACTGCTATCCGCTGTACTTCAAATTCGACGGCGGCGGCGGCATCGCGCCCTTCAACGGCGGTTTTATGGCAGCGGCTCCGCTGGCCGCCACACCTACCTTCATTCTGGCGCTGCTGGTCATTCCGGTGTACAAGGCGACGCTGCAACCCCGTCTCAAGATCAATGCCATTCCGTTCGCGGCGGCCTGCATGCTGATCTTCGGCATCGTGTTCTCGCTGATTTTCCACCAGGGGCTGGCAGCATTTGTGGCCGGAGCCGCCGTGATGGTGGTGCGGGCTGTGCAGATGCTGCGCCAGCCGGGACGCGAGAGCAGCGGGCTGAGCTAG
- a CDS encoding YIP1 family protein, with translation MSLPNPQATIQNMFAQSTAVLTQPSVATFERFERRGGVREAFIYVLLAAVVSAVISGLFALLPFHHVSAGAQFFTSLISIPVEFGIFTGLVYFVGQQLFKGTGTYPEVAYTFALFFVPISIASTIIGIIPILGWLVSFILGLVNVYFGFLAVQSSMNIREQGSAVVTLVLSWIGAIIVNVIVGALIAVPFVTRAILNNN, from the coding sequence ATGTCGTTACCCAATCCACAGGCCACCATTCAGAACATGTTCGCCCAGAGCACGGCGGTCCTGACCCAGCCGAGCGTCGCCACCTTCGAGCGCTTCGAGCGGCGCGGCGGCGTACGCGAGGCGTTCATCTACGTGCTGCTGGCAGCAGTGGTCTCAGCCGTCATTTCAGGGCTGTTTGCGCTGCTGCCGTTTCATCATGTCAGCGCTGGCGCTCAGTTCTTTACCAGCCTGATCAGCATTCCGGTCGAGTTCGGCATCTTCACGGGTCTGGTGTATTTCGTGGGCCAGCAGCTCTTCAAGGGCACGGGCACGTATCCGGAAGTGGCCTATACCTTCGCCCTGTTCTTCGTGCCGATCTCGATTGCCAGCACCATCATCGGCATCATTCCCATTCTCGGCTGGCTGGTCAGCTTCATCCTCGGTCTGGTCAACGTATATTTCGGCTTTCTGGCGGTGCAGTCGAGCATGAATATCCGCGAACAGGGATCGGCCGTCGTCACGCTGGTGCTGTCGTGGATCGGGGCCATCATCGTGAATGTGATCGTCGGAGCGCTCATCGCGGTGCCCTTCGTGACCCGCGCCATCCTCAACAACAACTGA